In Exiguobacterium sp. BMC-KP, one DNA window encodes the following:
- a CDS encoding HAMP domain-containing sensor histidine kinase, which translates to MIFILSSAIVYNILEHQQVESELESLQERGNSHRDVLSTNFDKQTVEHVVLMEEKAMTDVIILDKNNQVVDSSNDAEQFLNPDWIQKKDGIVEGNWREGKFLVTVSNIEDGGQIIMLEPTKYIQHLMGELKQQVVFSLFLLVLFLLVSVYFLSYIIIKPLLSMKEATVKLSKGEVLKIREAERSDEVGDLARAITKLSVDLRHIQNTRKQFLTSITHELRTPITYIKGYAGLLKKDESRFGDIIYEESERLQELIEDLFELARLEEPHFQIDPQITEMNDFLKKISERIIFKFEEKQVKLILQINKTPIYKEIDQARFDQVLLNLLDNALKYTHANKRVFLKLDENFIEVTDEGGGVDEQSLPYLFDRFYRVDSSRNRETGGTGLGLAITKEIVEAHKGTIVAINVENGLKVVIDLRGIPG; encoded by the coding sequence ATGATTTTCATTCTCTCATCTGCTATTGTATACAACATTCTTGAGCATCAACAAGTAGAAAGTGAACTGGAGAGCCTTCAAGAGAGAGGCAATAGTCATCGAGATGTTCTTTCCACTAACTTCGACAAGCAAACAGTTGAACACGTTGTTTTAATGGAGGAAAAGGCGATGACTGATGTGATTATCTTAGACAAAAATAATCAAGTCGTCGATTCATCTAACGACGCTGAACAATTTTTGAACCCGGATTGGATTCAAAAAAAGGATGGAATCGTAGAAGGTAATTGGAGAGAGGGCAAATTTTTAGTGACGGTGAGTAATATTGAAGATGGCGGTCAAATAATCATGTTAGAGCCGACGAAGTATATACAGCATTTGATGGGGGAATTGAAACAACAAGTAGTGTTCTCTCTATTCTTGTTAGTACTTTTTCTATTAGTAAGTGTTTATTTTTTGAGTTATATCATTATAAAGCCACTTTTATCAATGAAAGAGGCAACGGTAAAGTTAAGTAAAGGCGAGGTGCTGAAAATCAGAGAAGCTGAGAGAAGCGACGAAGTAGGAGATTTAGCACGAGCGATCACTAAGTTATCTGTTGATTTACGTCACATTCAAAATACAAGAAAGCAATTTCTGACTTCAATCACACATGAATTGCGTACGCCGATTACCTACATTAAGGGATATGCAGGACTCCTCAAAAAAGACGAATCGAGATTTGGAGATATTATCTATGAGGAATCCGAAAGACTTCAAGAACTGATTGAGGATTTGTTTGAACTTGCTAGATTGGAAGAGCCACATTTTCAAATAGATCCTCAGATCACAGAGATGAATGATTTCTTAAAAAAAATCAGTGAAAGAATAATTTTTAAATTTGAGGAGAAACAAGTGAAATTAATTCTTCAAATTAATAAAACTCCCATCTACAAAGAGATAGACCAAGCTAGATTTGATCAGGTTCTCTTAAATTTACTGGATAACGCGCTAAAATATACACATGCGAACAAACGCGTATTTTTAAAACTTGATGAAAACTTTATTGAAGTTACGGATGAAGGTGGTGGTGTGGATGAGCAATCACTCCCGTATCTTTTTGATCGTTTTTATCGAGTAGATTCTTCACGAAATCGTGAAACAGGAGGTACTGGGCTCGGTTTGGCTATCACGAAAGAAATAGTTGAAGCGCACAAAGGGACCATCGTAGCTATTAATGTAGAAAACGGGCTGAAAGTTGTCATTGACTTGAGGGGGATTCCAGGATGA
- a CDS encoding ArsR/SmtB family transcription factor — protein MIKKDTCEIYCYDEEKVNRIQGNLQTVDISSVAQMLKAIADENRAKITYALCQDDELCVCDIANIIGVTVANASHHLRTLHKQGIVKFRKEGKLAFYSLDDEHIRQIMIIALAHKKEVKINV, from the coding sequence GTGATTAAGAAAGATACTTGTGAAATTTATTGTTATGACGAAGAAAAGGTCAATCGAATACAAGGTAATTTACAGACAGTAGATATTTCTAGTGTTGCCCAAATGTTAAAAGCTATTGCAGATGAAAATAGAGCAAAAATTACCTATGCTTTATGTCAAGATGACGAACTGTGTGTGTGTGATATAGCAAATATTATAGGTGTTACGGTTGCAAATGCCTCTCATCACCTGCGAACGCTCCATAAGCAAGGGATTGTTAAGTTTCGAAAAGAGGGAAAACTTGCATTTTATTCATTAGATGATGAGCATATCAGACAAATTATGATAATTGCATTGGCACATAAGAAAGAGGTGAAGATCAATGTCTAG
- a CDS encoding peptidoglycan DD-metalloendopeptidase family protein, protein MKNKVILIASSVLLTTTFSMHSPKVEASSAYKVKVKTDDLRVRTGPSLNYNIVGVTNTGQTFSYLGKKGAWTKVLYKGNTRYIYSSYLKKYKSHVAKKMTYNESLFASPTKGRLTQGYGKSNGAYGYTFHNGVDLAATKGTPVYASASGKVTTSKNSGAYGKHVMISHSLKNQKYVTVYAHMNSLSVKSGQTVSKGMKIGTVGNTGNSFGNHLHFEIHKNSYKYSSYSAANSVNPLNYL, encoded by the coding sequence ATGAAAAACAAGGTAATACTTATCGCTTCTAGCGTCTTACTCACAACAACTTTTTCAATGCATAGCCCAAAAGTTGAAGCAAGTAGTGCATATAAAGTAAAAGTAAAGACAGACGATCTCCGTGTTCGGACTGGTCCTTCTCTCAATTACAATATAGTCGGCGTGACTAACACTGGTCAGACTTTTTCTTATTTAGGAAAAAAAGGAGCTTGGACAAAAGTACTTTACAAAGGGAACACACGGTATATCTATAGTTCTTACCTAAAAAAATATAAGAGCCACGTTGCAAAAAAAATGACGTATAATGAGTCTCTTTTTGCTTCTCCTACTAAAGGGAGGCTGACCCAAGGATACGGAAAATCTAATGGCGCTTACGGTTATACATTCCATAATGGCGTTGATCTAGCTGCAACAAAAGGCACACCTGTCTATGCTTCTGCGAGTGGAAAAGTCACTACCTCTAAAAACAGCGGTGCATATGGTAAACACGTTATGATTTCACATAGTCTAAAGAATCAAAAATACGTAACCGTTTATGCTCATATGAATAGTCTTTCGGTAAAAAGTGGTCAGACAGTCTCTAAAGGTATGAAGATTGGAACAGTTGGGAATACAGGAAACTCGTTCGGAAATCATTTACACTTTGAGATTCATAAAAACAGTTATAAATACAGCAGTTATTCTGCAGCGAATAGTGTCAACCCATTGAACTATTTGTAA
- a CDS encoding cytochrome c biogenesis CcdA family protein — protein MELSFLLAFGAGFLSFISPCCLALYPVFLSYITGISVTELKENKKWNWNGVPHTFVFLLGFSSVFLVMGFSTSYLADFFIVYKDVLRMSGALILFIFGVILTGLWTPIFLLKERRMNLGKRKRGYIGTFIVGVGSAAGWTPCTGPILAGVIALIATNPSNGFLYMLFYVLGFSIPFFLMSFLVGKSRYLMNYSSKVMKIGGWFMILLGIILYFDGLTKLTTILIDFTGFRGF, from the coding sequence ATGGAGTTATCTTTTTTGTTAGCTTTTGGAGCAGGGTTTTTATCTTTTATCTCGCCATGTTGCCTAGCTTTGTATCCTGTTTTTCTATCTTACATTACAGGAATTTCAGTTACAGAGTTAAAAGAAAATAAAAAGTGGAACTGGAATGGTGTTCCCCATACATTCGTTTTCTTACTTGGATTTTCGAGCGTATTTTTAGTGATGGGTTTTTCAACGTCATATTTGGCTGATTTTTTTATAGTGTATAAAGATGTTCTACGGATGAGCGGTGCACTTATTTTATTCATATTCGGTGTTATTTTAACTGGTCTGTGGACCCCAATATTTTTACTTAAAGAGCGAAGAATGAACTTAGGAAAAAGAAAGCGTGGTTATATCGGAACGTTTATTGTCGGAGTCGGATCGGCTGCTGGATGGACTCCTTGTACAGGACCAATCCTCGCTGGAGTTATTGCTTTGATCGCCACGAATCCTAGTAATGGATTTTTATATATGCTCTTTTATGTACTAGGTTTTTCTATTCCATTTTTCTTGATGTCGTTTTTGGTCGGGAAATCCAGATACTTAATGAATTATTCTTCAAAGGTTATGAAAATAGGTGGCTGGTTTATGATTTTATTAGGTATCATATTGTATTTCGATGGTCTGACGAAACTAACTACAATATTGATTGATTTTACAGGGTTTAGAGGGTTCTGA
- a CDS encoding heavy metal translocating P-type ATPase, which yields MSSGKAKLSEEEMKAYRVQGFTCTNCAAIFENNVKELSGVQDAKVNFGASKVYVKGTTTIEELEKAGAFENLKIRDEKEQRVEREPFWKQKENIKVYISALLLVVSWFLGEQYGEEHVLPTIGYAASILIGGYSLFIKGLKNLSRLNFDMNTLMTIAIIGAAFIGEWGEGATVVILFAISEALERYSMDKARQSIESLMDIAPKEALIRRGNEEMMIHVDDIQVGDIMIVKPGQKLAMDGIVVKGTSTLNQAAITGESVPVTKTTNDEVFAGTLNEEGLLEVKVTKRVEDTTLSKIIHLVEEAQAERAPSQAFVDKFAKYYTPAIVILALLIAVVPPLFGGDWSQWIYQGLAVLVVGCPCALVVSTPVAVVTAIGNAAKNGVLIKGGIHLEEAGQLKAIAFDKTGTLTKGIPAVTDIVTYGRNENELMTITAAIEKGSQHPLASAIMRKAEENGLKFNEVTVEDFQSITGKGVKAKINNEMYYVGSPNLFEELHGSISSDRKEKIADMQTQGKTVMVLGTEKEILSFIAVADEMRESSKEVIGKLNNMGIETVMLTGDNQRTATAIGKQVGVSDIKADLLPEDKLNFIKELREKHQSVGMVGDGVNDAPALAASTVGVAMGGAGTDTALETADIALMSDDLSKLPYTIKLSRKALAIIKQNITFSLAIKLVALLLVMPGWLTLWIAIFADMGATLLVTLNSLRLLKIKE from the coding sequence ATGTCTAGTGGGAAAGCAAAACTGTCTGAAGAAGAAATGAAAGCCTATCGTGTTCAAGGATTTACTTGTACTAACTGTGCAGCCATTTTTGAAAATAATGTTAAAGAACTTTCCGGTGTTCAGGATGCGAAAGTAAATTTCGGAGCATCTAAAGTTTATGTTAAAGGGACGACAACCATTGAAGAATTAGAAAAAGCAGGAGCATTTGAAAATTTAAAAATTCGAGATGAAAAAGAACAAAGGGTAGAACGAGAACCTTTTTGGAAGCAGAAAGAAAACATTAAGGTATATATATCAGCTCTTTTACTTGTAGTTAGCTGGTTCTTAGGAGAGCAGTATGGTGAAGAGCATGTTCTACCGACAATTGGTTATGCAGCGTCCATTTTAATCGGTGGATATTCGTTATTCATTAAAGGTCTCAAAAATCTAAGCAGATTAAATTTCGATATGAATACGCTTATGACTATTGCAATTATAGGAGCTGCATTCATTGGTGAATGGGGTGAAGGGGCAACCGTTGTTATCCTATTTGCGATTAGTGAAGCATTAGAGCGTTATTCAATGGATAAAGCACGTCAATCTATTGAATCTTTAATGGATATTGCCCCAAAAGAAGCGTTAATTCGACGAGGCAATGAAGAAATGATGATTCATGTTGATGATATTCAAGTTGGAGACATCATGATTGTTAAGCCCGGTCAAAAGTTAGCAATGGATGGAATAGTGGTTAAAGGTACATCGACATTAAATCAGGCTGCGATTACAGGTGAAAGTGTTCCAGTAACGAAAACCACAAATGATGAAGTATTTGCAGGAACCTTGAATGAAGAAGGGTTACTTGAGGTTAAAGTAACAAAACGAGTTGAAGATACTACTCTTTCAAAAATCATTCACTTGGTAGAAGAAGCCCAAGCAGAACGGGCCCCTTCTCAAGCGTTTGTCGATAAATTTGCAAAATACTATACACCAGCTATTGTCATACTAGCTCTTTTAATTGCGGTAGTTCCACCATTATTTGGCGGAGACTGGAGCCAATGGATTTATCAAGGCTTAGCTGTATTAGTGGTTGGTTGTCCTTGTGCCTTAGTAGTCTCAACTCCAGTTGCTGTGGTTACAGCAATAGGAAATGCAGCGAAAAATGGTGTTTTAATTAAAGGTGGTATCCATTTAGAAGAAGCAGGACAATTAAAAGCGATAGCCTTTGATAAAACAGGAACATTAACCAAAGGGATTCCTGCTGTAACAGACATTGTGACATATGGTAGAAATGAAAATGAATTAATGACCATAACAGCAGCCATTGAAAAAGGATCACAGCACCCTCTTGCTTCAGCGATTATGCGAAAAGCAGAAGAAAATGGATTAAAATTCAACGAAGTAACAGTAGAGGATTTTCAATCCATTACAGGTAAAGGCGTTAAAGCCAAAATAAATAATGAAATGTATTATGTGGGAAGTCCAAATCTTTTTGAGGAATTACACGGAAGCATTTCAAGCGATAGGAAAGAAAAAATTGCCGATATGCAAACTCAAGGTAAAACGGTGATGGTGTTAGGAACAGAAAAAGAAATTCTTTCGTTTATTGCCGTAGCCGATGAAATGAGGGAATCGTCTAAAGAAGTTATCGGCAAGTTGAACAATATGGGAATCGAAACAGTGATGCTAACAGGCGATAACCAAAGAACGGCAACAGCCATCGGAAAACAAGTTGGTGTTTCGGATATTAAAGCTGACTTACTTCCAGAAGATAAGCTTAATTTTATTAAAGAACTTCGAGAAAAACATCAAAGTGTGGGGATGGTCGGAGATGGCGTGAATGATGCTCCAGCCCTTGCGGCATCTACCGTTGGTGTAGCAATGGGTGGTGCTGGAACTGATACAGCTTTAGAAACGGCTGACATCGCCTTAATGTCTGATGATTTGAGTAAATTGCCATATACAATAAAATTAAGCCGTAAGGCTTTAGCAATCATCAAGCAAAACATTACCTTCTCTTTGGCGATTAAATTAGTGGCATTACTTTTGGTCATGCCCGGTTGGTTAACACTTTGGATAGCTATATTTGCTGATATGGGAGCAACTTTACTTGTAACATTAAACAGTTTACGCTTATTGAAAATCAAAGAATAG
- a CDS encoding response regulator transcription factor has translation MRTIALVDDENRMLELIELYLQDSYTCIKLNSGREILNLIDVDEPDLIILDVMMPLMDGFETCQRIREVSNVPIILLTALDGKEEIVKGLQLGADDYIVKPFDEAELKARIQSIFRRTTVSSGSKIESSGLILNEDAHELYYDNHLVKVTPKEFSLLAKLLKNPERVYSREELLSSLWLANEWTDERTVDSHVRNLREKLRKLEFPIEEHFRTVWGIGYKWVP, from the coding sequence ATGAGAACCATTGCTTTGGTAGATGATGAGAATCGAATGTTAGAACTGATTGAACTCTATCTGCAAGACAGTTATACCTGTATTAAGCTGAACAGCGGAAGAGAGATATTGAACTTGATTGATGTAGATGAGCCTGACTTAATCATATTGGATGTGATGATGCCTTTAATGGATGGTTTTGAGACCTGTCAAAGGATAAGGGAAGTTTCGAATGTACCAATCATTTTATTGACAGCACTCGACGGAAAAGAAGAAATCGTAAAAGGATTACAACTGGGAGCAGATGATTACATTGTGAAACCGTTCGACGAGGCGGAATTGAAGGCAAGAATTCAATCGATTTTCAGACGAACTACAGTTTCTTCAGGATCAAAAATCGAATCGTCGGGTCTAATCTTAAATGAAGACGCCCATGAGCTGTATTATGATAATCATTTAGTCAAAGTCACGCCAAAGGAATTTTCATTACTTGCTAAGTTATTAAAAAATCCAGAACGTGTCTATTCAAGAGAGGAACTGCTCTCAAGTTTATGGTTAGCAAATGAGTGGACAGATGAACGAACGGTCGACTCTCATGTAAGAAACTTAAGAGAAAAACTTAGGAAACTCGAGTTTCCT
- a CDS encoding recombinase family protein, which yields MRKISYVRVSSTSQNPSRQFQQLSEFGMDIIYEEKVSGATKEREQLQKMLEDLQDGDTIYVTDLTRITRSTQDLFELIDYIRRKKASLKSLKDTWLDLSEDNPYSQFLITVMAGVNQLERDLIRMRQREGIELAKKEGKFKGRIKKYHKNHAGMNYAVKLYKEGNMTVNQICEITNVSRASLYRKLSEENK from the coding sequence TTGCGGAAAATTAGTTATGTACGTGTCAGTTCAACTAGTCAAAACCCTTCAAGACAATTTCAGCAGCTAAGCGAATTCGGAATGGATATTATATACGAAGAAAAAGTTTCTGGGGCAACGAAGGAACGTGAGCAACTTCAAAAAATGTTAGAGGACTTACAAGATGGTGACACCATTTATGTTACAGATTTAACTCGAATTACTCGTAGTACACAAGATTTATTTGAATTGATCGATTACATACGAAGGAAAAAAGCCAGCTTAAAATCACTTAAGGATACATGGCTAGATTTATCAGAGGATAATCCATACAGCCAATTCTTAATTACAGTAATGGCTGGTGTTAACCAGTTAGAGAGAGATCTTATCCGTATGCGTCAACGTGAAGGGATTGAGCTGGCTAAGAAAGAAGGAAAGTTTAAAGGTCGGATAAAGAAATATCATAAAAATCATGCGGGAATGAATTATGCAGTAAAGCTATATAAAGAAGGAAATATGACTGTAAATCAAATTTGTGAAATTACAAATGTGTCTAGGGCTTCATTATATAGAAAGCTATCGGAAGAGAACAAATAG